The Ferrovibrio sp. MS7 sequence CAGTATCGTAGACGCGACGGAACAGGCCACGAATATAGACGGCATAGTCGTCGCGCATCAGGTCGTCGATGCGCTCGCCGGAGAAGTCGCGACCGAATTTTTCCACCATGGCGGCACCGACCATGTGGAAGCGCACATCGAAAGGATCATGCAGCAATTCGGCAATGACTAAGTGCGGCAGTAGCTGCCGTGGCAGGTCGATGGGAGAAATATCGCTGCGAAATGGCGCGAAGCGCGAACTGCGTTTTGATGCCCAGTATATTGCCGCTTCCAGCAGCAGTGGATCGTCGTAAAAGGGCAGGCCGGTATCAAACAAGGCACGCTGTGCGGCATTGCCGGTTTGGTATTGCAGCGTCCCGGTGATGAATTCCGCCAAGCTGTAGAGGGTTACCAGGTCACGCTCGCGCCATTGCCGGGGTGCGCCAGTTTGCTCACAGCACAGGATTGCTGCCGGCGTGCCGTCGCGGTCATGGATCAGGAAATCCAGCAGCGAATAGATGTCATTGTCGGTGAAGTAGTCTTTAGTGAAGCAGCGTGTTGCGGGATGCTGTCGCGCCTCCTCTGCGGCGATCACGCGCTCGGCGAGGATGGCATCCAGGTAGGAGGCATACTGGTCGCGGCTGATCACCATGCCGGCCGGTGCATTGGCGATGCGGCGGTCGATCAGGTATTGG is a genomic window containing:
- a CDS encoding PAS domain-containing protein is translated as MFDRSRLAVAHALNAAGLRNLFNAVCRDALDATQATRASIWYFEANGSISCQYLIDRRIANAPAGMVISRDQYASYLDAILAERVIAAEEARQHPATRCFTKDYFTDNDIYSLLDFLIHDRDGTPAAILCCEQTGAPRQWRERDLVTLYSLAEFITGTLQYQTGNAAQRALFDTGLPFYDDPLLLEAAIYWASKRSSRFAPFRSDISPIDLPRQLLPHLVIAELLHDPFDVRFHMVGAAMVEKFGRDFSGERIDDLMRDDYAVYIRGLFRRVYDTASPVYSESSFRWDLGRHGRTRRLMLPLTIDGHRVSQVMTLQVWPEGDVENLQPSATPINSSTLERGILQSLLLPRFDRDSA